The following coding sequences are from one Bradyrhizobium sp. 200 window:
- a CDS encoding MFS transporter, producing MTPALLLGMAGFLTNFDVTAVVIALPTVARELGFDVAGYAWIMDAYSLAFTACLLFAGALADRYGRRRAMLVGNGIFALASLACGMAWDGPTLLVARALQGIGAAFIVTGGFALIASVYMQARARTDAFALVGVMSGVAMAFGPTVGGLVSSWIGWRWIFLINLPACALVAWSVPRLVAEAREAVPRPLDPLGVVLFTSALTALVEALLHGRTSTSHMVAGLALGAVFLAAFGMQQRSRDNPILDPGIFVQRAMIGIAILLCAVSIGYWAILVYLPLFFAAAFDWSSEVAGIALLTATLPMLFLPPMGGRLVDRLGWRLHFALALAILAAGNATIAIALISDGSAPPPIPTFCGIAAIGVGVALAHPQLSGAAVSLVPSDLAGLASAVTVVMRQAGFAVGIAVLGAVLHIQESAISYVWLFSAAAVASAAGLVAALVLLPTPAGASKK from the coding sequence ATGACGCCGGCCCTGCTGTTAGGTATGGCGGGTTTCCTCACCAACTTTGATGTGACGGCGGTGGTCATCGCGTTGCCGACGGTTGCGCGAGAACTCGGGTTCGACGTAGCTGGATATGCCTGGATCATGGATGCCTATAGTTTGGCCTTCACAGCCTGCTTGTTGTTTGCGGGGGCGTTGGCGGATCGGTATGGGCGGCGGCGAGCGATGCTTGTTGGCAATGGCATCTTTGCTCTCGCGTCGTTGGCGTGTGGGATGGCATGGGACGGACCGACGCTATTGGTCGCTCGCGCACTACAGGGGATCGGGGCTGCATTCATCGTGACTGGCGGCTTCGCGCTGATCGCCAGCGTTTATATGCAAGCAAGGGCGCGCACAGACGCGTTTGCCTTGGTTGGTGTCATGTCCGGCGTCGCGATGGCATTTGGTCCGACGGTGGGCGGACTTGTCTCATCGTGGATCGGCTGGCGCTGGATTTTCCTCATCAACTTGCCAGCATGCGCGTTGGTCGCGTGGAGCGTACCGCGGCTGGTCGCGGAGGCGCGCGAGGCAGTGCCCCGGCCGCTCGACCCCCTGGGCGTCGTATTGTTTACTTCCGCGCTTACTGCGCTTGTCGAGGCACTGTTGCATGGCCGCACGTCGACGTCACATATGGTGGCGGGTCTCGCGCTAGGTGCGGTGTTTCTGGCTGCATTCGGCATGCAGCAGAGAAGCCGCGACAACCCGATCCTCGATCCCGGCATATTCGTCCAGCGGGCCATGATCGGAATTGCGATCCTCCTGTGCGCCGTGTCGATCGGCTACTGGGCGATCCTCGTCTACTTGCCACTCTTCTTTGCTGCTGCCTTCGACTGGTCCTCGGAAGTGGCCGGCATCGCGCTGCTGACGGCCACGCTGCCGATGCTGTTCCTGCCGCCGATGGGCGGCCGGCTTGTCGATCGTCTGGGATGGCGGCTTCACTTCGCCTTGGCGCTCGCGATTCTGGCAGCGGGCAATGCCACCATTGCGATCGCGCTGATCTCAGATGGTTCAGCGCCGCCGCCAATTCCGACTTTCTGCGGGATTGCCGCGATTGGGGTCGGCGTCGCTCTGGCTCACCCGCAACTGTCCGGCGCGGCCGTGTCGCTTGTGCCCTCGGATCTTGCTGGCCTGGCATCTGCTGTGACAGTCGTCATGCGCCAGGCCGGCTTCGCGGTCGGCATCGCAGTTCTCGGCGCGGTGCTTCATATCCAGGAATCGGCGATCAGCTACGTCTGGCTGTTCTCGGCAGCGGCAGTGGCATCAGCGGCAGGACTGGTCGCGGCTCTCGTCTTGCTGCCCACACCAGCGGGCGCGTCAAAAAAGTAG
- a CDS encoding outer membrane beta-barrel protein, with protein sequence MRFVSWGIVAACGFLLAGPAAKAAEIRIPDLPSPHYNWTGFYAGVYGGGAYAAWAADYCRNGACRHAEGQAGGFAVGVYGGYNYQFANRFVIGGELDWGKSTSSRDELIFGDSALLSGFGAFGSARLRAGYAFDRLLAFGAVGVGVASISNGYRYTVQKGCDTLQEFLWNEQVKAGLIVGGGIEYAFTKHFVGRGEYLYADYGSVTLSSRDRTRTEFRNEMHLVRVGASYRF encoded by the coding sequence ATGCGTTTCGTTTCCTGGGGGATTGTTGCCGCTTGCGGCTTTTTACTGGCAGGTCCGGCGGCGAAGGCTGCTGAAATCCGTATTCCGGACCTGCCTTCGCCTCACTACAACTGGACCGGATTCTATGCGGGCGTGTACGGCGGAGGGGCGTACGCGGCGTGGGCCGCTGATTACTGCCGAAATGGCGCTTGTCGTCATGCGGAGGGGCAAGCGGGCGGCTTCGCGGTCGGCGTCTATGGCGGCTACAATTATCAGTTCGCCAACCGCTTTGTGATCGGCGGCGAACTCGATTGGGGCAAGTCCACGTCGTCACGGGACGAACTGATCTTTGGCGACAGTGCGTTGCTGTCCGGGTTCGGCGCGTTCGGCTCCGCACGCCTGCGCGCAGGCTACGCGTTCGACCGCCTGCTGGCGTTTGGCGCGGTCGGCGTCGGCGTGGCCAGCATCAGCAACGGCTACCGCTACACCGTTCAGAAAGGGTGCGACACCCTGCAGGAATTCCTCTGGAACGAACAGGTCAAGGCCGGGCTGATCGTGGGCGGCGGCATCGAGTATGCTTTCACCAAGCATTTCGTCGGGCGCGGTGAATATCTCTACGCCGATTATGGCAGCGTCACGCTGTCCAGCCGGGACCGCACCCGCACCGAATTCCGCAACGAGATGCATCTCGTGCGCGTGGGCGCCAGCTATCGGTTCTGA
- a CDS encoding creatininase family protein: MEIDTDRHFIERMHWDEVARRIGDGAAAILPIGAAAKQHGFHLPLNTDRIQAEWLAGQMAGKIGALIWPTLTYGHYPAFVEYAGSSSLSISTFEALVREVAGQILGSGCSKLLVLNTGISTLAPVDRALARLASDRVKHLWIHEGPRYPRVARQLSEQGHGSHADELETSLMLALAPHLVDMTRAEASPDLKQAMPGALTPLDPNSPNYSRSGSYGDPTRATSAKGEALLAAMLDDLHEQAATFIAQGHGEHRLAAVQSVLR; this comes from the coding sequence ATGGAAATAGACACCGATCGCCATTTCATCGAGCGCATGCATTGGGACGAAGTCGCGCGGCGCATCGGTGATGGTGCGGCGGCCATATTGCCGATCGGCGCCGCGGCCAAGCAGCACGGCTTCCACCTTCCGCTCAATACCGACCGTATTCAGGCCGAATGGCTCGCAGGCCAGATGGCGGGAAAAATCGGCGCGCTGATCTGGCCGACGCTGACCTACGGCCATTACCCCGCCTTTGTCGAATATGCCGGCAGCAGCAGCCTTTCGATTTCGACCTTCGAGGCGCTCGTGCGCGAGGTTGCGGGGCAGATTCTCGGCAGCGGATGCTCGAAGCTGCTCGTGCTCAATACCGGGATCAGCACGCTGGCGCCGGTCGATCGCGCGCTGGCGCGCCTTGCGAGCGACCGGGTCAAGCATTTGTGGATTCACGAAGGTCCGCGCTATCCCCGCGTGGCCAGGCAATTGTCCGAACAGGGCCATGGCAGCCATGCCGACGAACTGGAGACGTCGCTGATGCTGGCGCTGGCGCCGCATCTGGTCGACATGACGCGCGCCGAAGCCAGCCCCGACCTGAAACAGGCGATGCCGGGCGCATTGACGCCGTTGGATCCGAATTCGCCGAATTACAGCCGCTCGGGCAGTTATGGCGATCCGACGCGGGCGACATCGGCCAAGGGCGAAGCCTTGCTCGCCGCCATGCTTGACGATCTCCACGAACAGGCTGCCACGTTCATCGCGCAGGGCCACGGCGAGCACCGATTGGCCGCGGTCCAAAGCGTGCTGAGATGA
- a CDS encoding DNA-binding domain-containing protein, translated as MSDFARQQADFQRGILDGDEKVLAEILDSPREKRDVLFGVYRYAYGSRLVEAMRNDHELLHLYLGDEMFDEMGHAYVKARPSGHPNLRWFSQGLPEFLKSTAPYSEHPELSDLAALEKALNDAFDAAEGKVVALNEMAGFAPEAWSGLRFRPHPSASRLELSTNAAAIWLALKNDEAPPDAAGLEQPAHLLIWRQDVTPMFRELPAEEAMMWDEAANGIPFGVLCEMLATYDDPDSAASRGAGYLHGWITTGLLTDVSVGS; from the coding sequence ATGAGCGACTTCGCGCGACAGCAGGCCGATTTTCAGCGCGGCATCCTCGATGGCGACGAAAAGGTGCTGGCTGAAATCCTCGACAGCCCGCGAGAGAAGCGCGACGTGCTGTTCGGCGTCTATCGCTATGCCTATGGTTCGCGGCTGGTCGAGGCGATGCGCAACGACCACGAGCTGCTGCATCTTTATCTCGGCGACGAGATGTTCGACGAGATGGGCCACGCTTACGTCAAGGCGCGCCCGTCGGGACACCCGAACCTGCGCTGGTTCTCGCAAGGCCTGCCGGAATTCCTGAAATCGACCGCACCCTATTCCGAGCACCCCGAGCTGTCCGATCTCGCAGCACTCGAAAAGGCGCTCAACGACGCCTTCGACGCCGCGGAAGGCAAGGTCGTCGCGCTTAACGAGATGGCGGGCTTTGCGCCCGAAGCATGGTCGGGCCTCCGATTCAGGCCGCATCCCAGCGCCTCCAGGCTCGAGCTTTCGACCAACGCGGCTGCGATCTGGCTCGCGCTCAAGAACGACGAAGCGCCGCCGGACGCCGCCGGACTGGAGCAGCCTGCGCATCTCCTGATCTGGCGCCAGGACGTCACGCCGATGTTCCGCGAGCTTCCGGCGGAGGAAGCGATGATGTGGGACGAGGCCGCGAACGGCATTCCGTTCGGCGTGCTCTGCGAAATGTTAGCTACCTATGACGACCCCGACAGCGCGGCAAGCCGCGGCGCGGGCTATCTGCACGGCTGGATCACGACAGGACTTTTGACGGATGTTTCCGTCGGCTCATAG
- a CDS encoding DUF692 domain-containing protein — translation MNVASRLPKTSAAAPADRPAKSPKPAFLGFGLGLRHQHYDEILGGNPPIDWFEVISENYMLPGGQPLRTLDRICERYPVVMHGVSMSIASTAPPNFEYLQALRDLARRVEPKWVSDHLCWTGVHGKNLHDLLPIPYTKEALDHVVSRVQLVQDFLGRAIVLENVSTYVQFNNSEMTEWEFLSELSRRSGCWLLFDVNNVYVSAFNHGYDPLTFLNGIPADRVVQFHMAGHSHMGTHIIDTHDHPVCEDVWDLYASALKRFGRVSTMIERDDNIPPLDELLVEVARTREMAEKILPVGKQAG, via the coding sequence ATGAACGTCGCGAGCAGATTGCCAAAAACCTCGGCGGCCGCGCCTGCAGACCGTCCGGCGAAATCGCCCAAGCCTGCCTTTCTCGGCTTCGGTCTCGGCCTGCGCCATCAGCATTACGACGAAATCCTGGGCGGCAATCCGCCGATCGACTGGTTCGAGGTCATCAGCGAAAACTACATGCTGCCCGGCGGCCAGCCGCTGCGCACGCTCGATCGCATTTGCGAACGCTATCCCGTGGTGATGCATGGCGTGTCGATGTCGATCGCCTCTACCGCGCCGCCGAATTTCGAATATCTGCAGGCCCTGAGGGACCTCGCCAGGCGCGTCGAGCCTAAATGGGTGTCGGACCATCTGTGCTGGACCGGCGTCCACGGCAAGAACCTGCATGATCTCCTGCCGATCCCCTACACGAAGGAAGCGCTCGATCACGTCGTGAGCCGCGTGCAGCTCGTGCAGGACTTCCTCGGCCGCGCCATCGTGCTCGAGAATGTCTCGACCTATGTCCAGTTCAACAATTCCGAGATGACGGAATGGGAATTCCTGTCCGAGCTGTCGCGACGCTCCGGATGCTGGCTCCTGTTCGACGTCAACAACGTCTATGTCAGCGCCTTCAACCACGGCTACGATCCCTTGACCTTCCTCAATGGAATCCCGGCGGATCGCGTGGTGCAGTTTCACATGGCCGGCCACAGCCACATGGGCACCCATATCATCGACACCCACGACCATCCGGTGTGCGAGGATGTCTGGGATCTCTACGCCTCGGCGTTGAAGCGCTTCGGTCGGGTCTCGACCATGATCGAGCGCGACGACAACATTCCGCCGCTCGACGAACTGCTGGTCGAGGTTGCTAGGACCCGCGAGATGGCCGAGAAAATCCTCCCCGTAGGCAAGCAGGCGGGATGA
- a CDS encoding DUF255 domain-containing protein, whose product MKLVRIAAFALAAFVASPSLASDGPKWSEWSDDLFTRAQAEQRFVILDLEAVWCHWCHVMEKTTYANPEVRELLAAKYLPVRVDQDANPDLSSRYGDWGWPATIVFGPDGTEIAKIRGYIEPERMQALLKAIIDDPSPGPSVGEAFEVKPSASAFLDKEQRAALTKNFDESYEEKLGGWGENQKYIDADSMDLAITRAEAGDATATRRARQTLDAAIALIDPVWGGVYQYSEAGSWTRAHFEKIMSFQAQYLRQYSQAYALWKDPKHLAAARNIERYLAEFLTSPDGAFYVSQDADLDHDIDGHKYYALSDGERRKLGMPRIDKNLYARENGWAISGLAAYYNVTNDPKVLAIAERAAKWVIDNRALPDGGFRHGEKDRGGPFLGDTLAMGQAFLDLYAATGNRDWLTSAAKAGDFVATFRDEAGGFVTSKTAEGKTGVLAKPAKLIDDQVQIARFMNLLNRYFGNENYREQAAHAMRYLASASTGMMRPLPGVLLADEELAVEPTHMTIVGHKDDARAKDLHALARALPARYKRLEWLDLREGKLPNPDVEYPDLGEPAAFACSNRICSFPSFNADELRATVAQMARLKKPARG is encoded by the coding sequence ATGAAACTCGTCCGCATCGCCGCCTTCGCCCTCGCCGCATTCGTTGCATCTCCGTCGCTTGCGTCGGACGGACCAAAATGGAGTGAATGGAGCGACGATCTGTTCACCCGCGCGCAGGCCGAGCAGCGCTTCGTCATTCTCGATCTCGAGGCGGTCTGGTGCCACTGGTGCCACGTCATGGAGAAGACGACCTATGCCAATCCCGAGGTCAGGGAATTGCTGGCGGCGAAATATCTGCCGGTGCGGGTCGACCAGGACGCCAACCCCGATCTGTCGAGCCGCTATGGCGACTGGGGCTGGCCGGCGACCATCGTGTTCGGCCCCGACGGCACCGAGATCGCTAAGATCAGGGGATATATCGAGCCGGAACGGATGCAGGCGCTACTCAAGGCGATCATCGACGATCCGTCACCCGGACCGTCGGTCGGCGAAGCCTTTGAGGTGAAGCCGTCGGCCTCCGCCTTCCTCGACAAGGAACAGCGCGCGGCACTCACGAAGAATTTCGACGAATCCTACGAGGAAAAACTCGGCGGCTGGGGCGAGAACCAGAAATACATCGATGCCGACAGCATGGATCTGGCGATCACCCGCGCCGAGGCCGGCGACGCCACGGCGACCCGGCGCGCCCGGCAGACGCTGGATGCCGCCATCGCGCTGATCGATCCGGTCTGGGGCGGCGTCTACCAATATTCCGAAGCGGGCTCCTGGACCCGCGCGCATTTCGAAAAGATCATGTCGTTCCAGGCGCAATATCTCCGGCAATACAGCCAGGCCTATGCGCTGTGGAAGGATCCGAAACATCTTGCCGCCGCCCGCAACATCGAACGCTATCTCGCGGAATTTCTGACGAGCCCTGACGGCGCGTTCTATGTCAGCCAGGACGCCGATCTCGACCACGACATCGACGGGCACAAATACTACGCGCTATCGGACGGCGAGCGCCGCAAACTGGGCATGCCGCGCATCGACAAGAATTTATACGCGCGCGAAAATGGCTGGGCCATTTCAGGACTTGCCGCGTACTACAACGTTACCAACGATCCCAAGGTGCTGGCGATCGCGGAACGCGCGGCGAAATGGGTGATCGACAACCGCGCGCTGCCGGATGGCGGTTTCCGTCACGGCGAAAAGGATCGCGGCGGGCCATTTCTCGGCGATACGCTCGCGATGGGCCAGGCCTTCCTCGATCTCTATGCCGCCACCGGAAATCGCGACTGGCTCACGTCGGCCGCCAAAGCCGGCGATTTCGTCGCAACCTTCCGCGATGAAGCCGGCGGCTTCGTGACCTCGAAGACCGCCGAAGGCAAGACCGGCGTACTCGCAAAACCCGCCAAGCTGATTGACGACCAGGTGCAGATCGCAAGGTTCATGAACCTGCTCAACCGCTACTTCGGCAACGAGAACTATCGCGAGCAGGCCGCGCATGCGATGCGCTATCTCGCCAGCGCGTCAACCGGGATGATGCGCCCGCTGCCCGGCGTCCTGCTCGCTGACGAGGAACTCGCGGTCGAGCCCACCCACATGACCATCGTCGGACACAAGGACGACGCCCGCGCGAAAGACCTGCATGCCCTGGCCCGTGCACTGCCGGCCCGCTACAAGCGCCTGGAATGGCTGGATCTGCGCGAGGGAAAGCTGCCCAACCCCGATGTCGAATATCCCGATCTTGGCGAACCTGCGGCATTCGCTTGCAGCAACCGCATCTGCTCGTTTCCATCCTTCAATGCCGACGAGCTGCGGGCAACGGTTGCGCAGATGGCCAGGCTGAAGAAACCGGCGCGCGGATAG
- a CDS encoding DoxX family protein, translated as MNFIVHLLILLPAQIASHFSWAGPLIMRLVVGYTFMLAGWGKLTHLEQVTENFVGWGIPFPKILTPFVSGVEFFGGAMLILGLFTRIPAAMLAVVMVVAIKSAKWGDVDSLETLLGFEEAAYFAGFMWLAIAGPGAASLDRLLVNAAGHSEKST; from the coding sequence ATGAATTTCATCGTCCATCTTCTCATCCTGCTGCCCGCGCAAATCGCATCGCATTTTTCCTGGGCCGGTCCCCTGATCATGCGGCTCGTTGTCGGTTACACCTTCATGCTGGCCGGCTGGGGCAAGCTGACCCATCTTGAGCAGGTGACGGAGAACTTTGTCGGCTGGGGCATCCCGTTCCCAAAAATCCTCACCCCCTTCGTGTCCGGCGTCGAATTTTTCGGCGGTGCGATGCTGATCCTCGGCCTGTTCACGCGAATCCCGGCGGCGATGCTGGCGGTGGTCATGGTCGTCGCCATCAAGTCGGCGAAATGGGGCGACGTCGATTCGCTGGAGACGCTGCTCGGCTTCGAGGAAGCGGCCTACTTCGCCGGCTTCATGTGGCTCGCCATCGCAGGCCCCGGCGCTGCGTCGCTGGACCGGCTGCTGGTGAATGCGGCCGGCCACAGCGAGAAATCGACCTGA
- a CDS encoding cytochrome c biogenesis protein CcdA, whose translation MHDVSIPAALIAGLVSFLSPCVLPLVPPYLIYLTGATIEHVANDGPTQASKRAVMASALMFVLGFSTVFVALGASASLIGGLIRAWSAELSILAGIVIIIMGLHFLGLTRIGLLMREGRMQMPKPVGLWGAYAMGLAFAFGWTPCIGPILAAILSIAAAEATVAKGAGLLAVYSAGLGIPFLLAAFMIEQFSSLFARMKRHLGKVEHAMGILMVITGIGFLTGSVTSMSIWLLETFPALQNFG comes from the coding sequence ATGCACGATGTTTCTATACCGGCGGCCCTGATTGCCGGTCTCGTCAGCTTCCTGTCGCCCTGCGTGCTGCCGCTGGTGCCGCCCTATCTGATCTATCTCACCGGCGCGACCATCGAGCATGTCGCCAATGACGGACCGACGCAGGCCTCCAAGCGCGCGGTGATGGCTTCGGCGCTGATGTTCGTGCTCGGCTTTTCCACCGTCTTCGTGGCGCTCGGCGCCAGCGCTTCCCTGATCGGCGGCCTGATCCGCGCCTGGTCCGCAGAGCTCTCGATCCTGGCCGGCATCGTGATCATCATCATGGGCCTGCATTTCCTCGGCCTGACCCGGATCGGGCTGTTGATGCGCGAGGGCCGCATGCAGATGCCGAAGCCGGTCGGGTTGTGGGGCGCCTATGCCATGGGGCTCGCCTTTGCGTTCGGCTGGACCCCCTGCATCGGCCCCATTCTGGCGGCGATCCTGTCGATCGCAGCGGCCGAGGCCACCGTTGCCAAGGGCGCGGGCCTGCTCGCGGTCTATTCCGCCGGGCTCGGAATCCCGTTCCTGCTGGCGGCCTTCATGATCGAGCAGTTCTCCTCGCTGTTTGCGCGGATGAAGCGGCACCTCGGCAAGGTCGAGCATGCCATGGGCATCCTAATGGTGATCACCGGCATCGGCTTCCTGACTGGCTCCGTGACCAGCATGAGCATCTGGCTGCTGGAGACCTTCCCCGCACTGCAAAATTTCGGTTAG
- a CDS encoding adenylate/guanylate cyclase domain-containing protein, with protein MASRLKQTLVWSRKAGNGSAKQDPYMRLGIRTAISALVLTSIVVSAVGVHLLWWRTAHQVSQTLANTINDQIVSAVGDELQSVTTEARSSMMSVRTLLAEKVFDPRDAGKREVVFRSQLLSQPTISWVAFGWPDGSYFAGHKLGNNVIEMLEIAPDRNMRINRYEFVGNDLRLKASWFEETDYSVTEQEWFRVAKETNDEYWSTLTTHPRGEALAAAFSAPVAIDGKPAGVVAIIIELTRVSNFLSQLTVGKSAGAFILERDGKVVASPDPDASELVALKTDHPLFPVAVDAIRNAGSAYEPGEGQPFNTMVTRDGKAYQAVITPISFPGWSLVTVVPESEFLGPVQMTIRNLLIGLAVLIVFAGLLSAWLAQRLIAAPLIKVVNEIRHIERFDLDKVQRHPSRLSEIGNLSGAIGDMAQGLAAFRKYIPADLVRRLISDGNGARLGGAVRPMSVMFIDLAGFTGMSERLGDRIIPLLSRYFDSVSVQIQNQNGTIDKFIGDAVMAFWGAPSPNPDHAVDCCRAALACRRAVEEAGLIDDHGERVKIRIGINSGDMLVGNIGSEVRLNYTVIGDAVNIASRLESTNKAYGSTIIIGPETRRLAGKSIMVRELDRLAVYGRAGGLQIYELLGLADEFDAKPDWVATYEAGLAAFRARDFTAAIGAFENVLKIRSDDTASSAMIERCRQQLENPAGEDWDGTTVARTK; from the coding sequence ATGGCATCGCGGCTGAAACAGACGCTGGTATGGTCGCGTAAGGCCGGTAACGGCTCCGCGAAACAGGACCCCTATATGCGCCTCGGCATCCGCACCGCCATTTCCGCCCTCGTGCTGACGTCCATCGTCGTCAGCGCCGTCGGCGTGCATTTGCTGTGGTGGCGCACCGCCCATCAGGTCAGCCAAACCTTGGCCAATACGATCAACGACCAGATCGTTTCGGCAGTCGGCGACGAGTTGCAATCGGTCACGACGGAGGCGCGCTCGTCCATGATGTCGGTGCGAACGCTGCTGGCCGAAAAAGTGTTCGACCCGCGCGACGCCGGGAAACGCGAAGTCGTTTTCCGGTCGCAATTGCTGTCGCAGCCGACCATCTCGTGGGTCGCATTCGGGTGGCCGGATGGCTCGTACTTTGCCGGGCACAAGCTTGGCAACAACGTCATCGAAATGCTCGAGATCGCGCCCGACCGCAACATGCGCATCAATCGCTACGAATTCGTCGGCAACGATCTTCGGCTCAAGGCTAGCTGGTTCGAGGAAACCGACTATTCCGTGACTGAGCAGGAATGGTTTCGCGTCGCCAAAGAGACCAACGACGAATACTGGTCGACGCTGACGACGCATCCGCGCGGCGAAGCGCTGGCCGCGGCGTTTTCGGCCCCGGTCGCGATCGACGGCAAGCCGGCCGGCGTCGTCGCCATCATCATCGAACTGACCCGTGTCTCGAATTTTCTGTCGCAGCTCACAGTCGGAAAATCCGCCGGCGCCTTCATCCTCGAGCGGGACGGCAAGGTGGTGGCCTCACCTGATCCTGATGCCAGCGAACTGGTGGCGCTGAAGACCGATCATCCGCTGTTTCCTGTTGCGGTCGATGCGATCCGGAACGCCGGCAGTGCCTACGAACCCGGTGAAGGACAGCCGTTCAACACCATGGTGACGCGGGACGGCAAGGCGTATCAGGCCGTGATCACGCCGATCTCGTTTCCGGGCTGGTCGCTGGTGACGGTGGTGCCGGAATCGGAATTTCTCGGACCGGTGCAGATGACGATCCGGAATTTGCTGATTGGGCTGGCGGTCCTGATCGTTTTTGCCGGGCTCTTGTCGGCATGGCTGGCCCAGCGCCTGATCGCTGCGCCCTTGATCAAGGTGGTCAACGAGATCAGGCATATCGAGCGTTTTGACCTCGACAAGGTGCAGCGGCATCCGTCGCGATTGAGCGAGATCGGGAATCTTTCCGGCGCGATCGGCGACATGGCGCAGGGGCTTGCCGCATTCCGGAAATATATTCCGGCCGACCTGGTCAGGCGGCTGATCAGCGACGGCAATGGCGCGCGCCTCGGCGGCGCCGTGCGGCCGATGAGCGTGATGTTCATCGATCTCGCCGGCTTCACCGGCATGTCGGAGCGGCTCGGCGACCGCATCATTCCGCTGCTGTCGCGCTATTTCGACAGCGTCTCGGTGCAGATTCAAAACCAGAACGGCACCATCGACAAATTCATCGGCGATGCCGTGATGGCGTTCTGGGGCGCGCCGTCGCCCAACCCCGATCATGCCGTCGATTGCTGCCGGGCAGCCCTGGCGTGCCGGCGCGCGGTGGAGGAGGCCGGCCTGATCGACGACCACGGCGAGCGCGTCAAGATTCGCATCGGCATCAATTCCGGCGACATGCTGGTCGGCAATATCGGATCGGAAGTGCGGCTGAACTACACCGTGATCGGCGATGCCGTGAATATTGCGAGCCGGTTGGAGAGCACCAACAAGGCCTACGGCTCCACGATCATCATCGGCCCCGAAACCCGCCGGCTGGCGGGGAAAAGCATCATGGTTCGCGAACTCGACCGGCTGGCGGTCTATGGCCGCGCGGGCGGACTGCAGATCTACGAATTGCTTGGTTTGGCCGACGAGTTCGATGCAAAGCCGGACTGGGTGGCCACGTATGAGGCCGGCCTGGCCGCCTTTCGCGCGCGCGACTTTACGGCCGCGATCGGTGCGTTCGAGAACGTGCTGAAAATCCGCAGCGACGACACAGCGTCATCGGCGATGATCGAACGCTGCCGGCAGCAGCTCGAAAATCCCGCCGGCGAGGATTGGGACGGCACGACGGTCGCGCGAACGAAGTAA
- a CDS encoding NAD(P)-dependent oxidoreductase, with translation MKVLLTHTPQSRAQYYGERSLEGLHAIAQVKLHQSNDALDAAGLIEAAGDVDIIVADRLTAGPGEIFPALPKLRAFVRCAVDIRNIDVDAASAAGVLVTRAGPGFVQSVAELALGFMVDLSRGVSRATADYHSARKPEIVMGRQLAGSRLGIIGYGSIGRYLAQIARLLGMEVLIADPFATVSEQGLQQVPLDDLLERADFVVCLAVANEQTENLIGQAALARMQRHAFFINLSRGNLVDEAALAAALRESRIAGAAMDVGRALDQMPSPELAKLPNVIATPHIGGLTPPAIESQSLETVRQVKAIIAGDVPAGAVNANHWKRQVSKPQR, from the coding sequence TTGAAAGTCCTGTTGACCCACACGCCGCAGTCTCGCGCCCAGTATTATGGCGAGCGCAGCCTTGAGGGGCTGCATGCCATCGCGCAGGTGAAGCTGCATCAATCAAATGATGCGCTCGACGCCGCCGGCCTGATCGAAGCCGCAGGGGATGTCGACATCATCGTGGCCGACCGGCTCACGGCGGGGCCGGGTGAGATATTTCCAGCGCTGCCGAAACTGCGCGCCTTCGTTCGCTGCGCGGTCGATATCCGCAACATCGATGTCGATGCGGCGTCCGCGGCCGGCGTCCTGGTCACGCGGGCAGGGCCGGGCTTCGTCCAGTCGGTCGCGGAACTCGCACTCGGCTTCATGGTCGATCTGTCGCGCGGTGTTTCGCGTGCGACCGCCGACTACCATTCGGCGCGCAAGCCCGAGATCGTCATGGGCCGGCAACTCGCCGGCAGCCGCCTCGGCATCATCGGCTATGGCAGCATCGGCCGTTATCTGGCGCAGATCGCCAGGCTGCTGGGCATGGAAGTTCTGATTGCCGATCCCTTTGCGACCGTGAGCGAGCAGGGCCTCCAGCAGGTGCCGCTCGACGATCTGCTGGAGCGCGCTGACTTTGTCGTCTGTCTCGCTGTCGCCAACGAGCAAACCGAAAATCTGATCGGGCAGGCGGCGCTGGCGCGCATGCAGAGGCATGCCTTCTTCATCAATCTGTCACGCGGCAATCTCGTCGACGAGGCCGCGTTGGCGGCGGCCTTGCGCGAAAGCCGCATCGCCGGCGCGGCGATGGATGTCGGCCGCGCGCTGGACCAGATGCCGTCGCCCGAGCTTGCCAAGCTGCCGAACGTCATCGCCACGCCCCATATCGGCGGACTGACGCCGCCGGCGATCGAGAGCCAGTCGCTGGAGACGGTTCGCCAAGTCAAAGCCATTATTGCAGGCGATGTTCCGGCCGGTGCGGTCAATGCCAATCATTGGAAGCGGCAGGTATCCAAGCCGCAAAGATAG